The sequence below is a genomic window from Nicotiana tomentosiformis chromosome 6, ASM39032v3, whole genome shotgun sequence.
gtcctaccatattggccatctctctactggtaatgttgttgggtacaaaagcctcattcaacacttttaTCAATGCGTTCATGTGTGCCTCTAAATTCTGCagtagtgataaaatggatatctgagcaggggttttgttcaaatgatcaaccacagaatactcccctgcttgcacctttctccaaatatCATTCGGGCCGGTTTCAATGATGGGCTGCTTGGAAACGGCTTTTTTACTTGTTCCCCCTAAATGAtcgggcgtgtaaaccctaccagttctggtcataccttgtgctgcactagttccttccattttcccctttccttttTACTTCTGCAACATAATTCCATGGTATAACTTTAGACTTATAAGATGGTGTAGGTGCTACCGTCACAGTGAAGGGTGTGGTCACTTCTACTTCAAACGGAGCAGGTGTAGCTACATGTGTTGTTACTTCCACCTCAAACGGCATCAGTGTGGCTACTTCAACTTCGACTGGTAGTTGAAtatgtaccatgataggtgtgagagtgattgGAGATGTTTCGGGATTATCctcttctcgaatgagtccaattgacccctctgagtcccattcttcatcggtctctatcatgtttacccctccgcccctgtgatccgggagaggattgttacggacattgggtgcaacctcctttgcctgtataacTTTGGTATCAATTAATGTTTGAATCTTAtacttcaaagtacgacactcgtcaatagtatgaccttttatgcctgagtgataggcacatgtcttgtttGGATTGACCCATTTATAGGAGTTTTCCATGGCAACAGCGGGAATAGGGATGACATATCCAGTAGCTTTCAGTCTCTCGTATAATTGATCGATGGGTTCAGCAataggggtgtattgtctgggtggcctgcggtcgaaatttggtctggGTTTCTgatagttttggcgggctggcggtgagtgataatatgctggttgggtgttataagtgtggtaggtAGTGGCAGGTTGTGTATATCTGGGAGGTAAAgtctgatatgtgggtggaggtgtttggtatgtatgAGGAGATcatggaccttgggctaccatcacggcccctacttctttcttcttggatatATCCCCTGACTacaaagctttatttgtggcttgtaATGCTTCAAAATTAGTTACCATTCCGCTCTTGATCCCTTCTTCAATCCTTTtttcccaatttgatgatgtcggagaatttgTGATTCTCGATAACTATTTATCTTTCGTAGTATTGTGGATCCTGGGCCCGGACGAAGAACTTGTTCATCTGCTCTTCTTCCAATGCcagccttacttttgcagcttccgatctccatcgagtagcatactcgcagaaagtctcttttggcttcttcttgagattctggaTATAGAAGACATCTGGCGTGTTCTCCGTATTAAACCTGAATAGATCCAtaaaatctgatgccatgcttacccaactAACCCATTTCTTTGGATTTTGGCTGATGTACCACAATATggcgtctccagtgaggcttctcatgaatagTTTCATGCAAATCCTTTCATCTTTTCCAACTCCTACTAGCTTGTCACAGTATGTCCTTAGATGTACCTTTGGGTCACCTATTCCGTCAAACAtctcgaacttgggaggtttgtaaccctctgatAGTTCTAtgtctggctgaatacacagatCTTCATAGTTTATACCCTCAATGCCTTTACCCCCTTCGACACCCTGGACTCGGCTTGTGAGCTTTTTAAGTTCCTCTACCATATTCTTGATGAGCATgtccttctcggcggattctGGTGTGTATGGGGTTTGTTGAGTGGGGTGAGGTAGAGTTTCTATGTATATGGGGTTACTTTGGTGGATACTGAGGATTTGGTTATAGTGATGATTATTGGTTGAATTCTGCGGATTGGGGGTAGGTTGCGGTGTATTTTGAGAAGTATGGTAGGTAGTAGTTTATGGATACTGTgtcggaagatgttggtgttgaGGAGGAGTTGGCACTAGTGGAGGGTTAGAATTTTGAggaggtgcgggaggattttgtggatgttgttttggtgtgttttgaggaggtgctgAGTTTTGGGTGTTCTGTTGGCTAATATCCGGGACATTTaaggtgagggaaaggtttgccaagttatggacctgctcaagttccccttgcaaTTCCAGTATTTTTTGCTCCAACCATAGAACCAAATCATTATGTGCCAgagtactccgaccatctgaagtttcaataTCTTCCGTATGCGCAATGTtatctttcctgataccactcatgtcatccatcttagcctttcccttacttttaggattacttggaggaggaggaggaggtggagggccTCTCGATCTTGTATGATacgctgatgatgccagtatgcaagaaccaaccttaggggatgggaataatcaaaacaaagaaaaaaagcaAAAAGATAAACAAGTCAGTAGGGAATTTTGGGAACGATATttgcagtatttaaacatgtatcataaattcgcgtcctaattttgggcacctcattgtgcctgaggtaggcctagagACATGTAGATTTAGAGAAACTTAATGACGATAATTGCCTTATTTCATTAATGTAATAAATAAGTCAAATctctaaaacgacaataataaaaAGGGAGTTGCTAATGGCATTTTCCTTATTACAATCAATTTCTAAAACGACTCTAGAAAAGCaagtaaataataattctaatctacttggtcccgaagggaccctctccaagcttggccttcttggccCCATCGATCAGATTCCCCACGTTGCGCATGTCCAAtagcagatacgcccttgctaggTGTCCTCCTTCATTGCCCTCTGCATTCTGCCAATCCACGATCCTTTTCCTCATATTCCCTTCAAGTTCCATCAGACCCTGCTCTAAGTACTCCAACCTCTCTGTTGATTTTGTAGCAAtttccctccattcattgattgattCCATGTCTACTTTGTGTTGTTCCAAGAGTCTGGCCTCATACTCAAGGATTCTCTTGCGCAACCTCTTGTATTTTACATGTGCTTTGGCAGCTTCATCTATGACCATGTTTCCTCGATCGATCACTGGCTCGACTTCTCCAGCTATGTCATCATCCAACCATGATAGGTAGAAATACAC
It includes:
- the LOC138893514 gene encoding uncharacterized protein, coding for MLIKNMVEELKKLTSRVQGVEGGKGIEGINYEDLCIQPDIELSEGYKPPKFEMFDGIGDPKVHLRTYCDKLVGVGKDERICMKLFMRSLTGDAILWYISQNPKKWVSWVSMASDFMDLFRFNTENTPDVFYIQNLKKKPKETFCEYATRWRSEAAKVRLALEEEQMNKFFVRAQDPQYYER